A window of Tripterygium wilfordii isolate XIE 37 chromosome 7, ASM1340144v1, whole genome shotgun sequence contains these coding sequences:
- the LOC120001684 gene encoding alanine aminotransferase 2-like translates to MATFSDCSTIISLDNINPRILKCDYSIRGEIVTLAQSLEKELQAKPGSQPFDEVLYCHIGNPQYLGQQPITFFRQVLALCDYPAILDKRETQVLFSADAIERASKIIDQIPGKTTGIYSDAQGIKGLRDTIAAGIEARDGFPADPNDVFLIDGATAGVQIMMQFLIRSEKDGILCPIPQYPIYSASIALHGGSLVPYYLDEAKGWGLEVSELKKQLDYAKSKGIAVRALVAINPGNPTGQVLAKDKQCEIVEFCKQEGLVLLADEVYQDNVYVPEKKFHSFKKISRSIGYGEKDIPLVSFQSVSKGYYGECGKRGGYMEVTGFGADVREQLYRVFCANCCANIPGQILASLVMSPPKVGDESYESYCAERDGILSSLARRAKALEYAFNSLEGITCNKAEGAMYLFPSIQLPQKAVKAAEAANAAPDVFYCRRLVSATGIVVSSGSGFGQVPGTWHFRCTILPQEDKIPAIISRLKEFHTSFMDEFRD, encoded by the exons ATGGCTACCTTTTCTGATTGTTCCACTATTATCTCTCTCGACAATATTAACCCCAGG ATCTTGAAGTGTGATTATAGTATTCGTGGAGAGATTGTGACCCTTGCCCAG AGTTTAGAAAAAGAGTTGCAAGCTAAGCCGGGATCACAACCCTTTGATGag GTTCTTTATTGTCACATTGGAAATCCCCAATATCTAGGTCAACAGCCAATAACATTTTTCCGACAG GTTCTTGCATTATGTGACTATCCAGCCATTTTGGACAAACGTGAAACGCAGGTTTTGTTCAG TGCAGATGCCATCGAGCGAGCTTCAAAGATTATAGATCAAATTCCTGGAAAAACCACTGGCATTTACAGTGACGCACAG GGTATTAAGGGATTACGTGATACAATTGCTGCTGGAATAGAAGCCCGTGACGGTTTTCCTGCTGATCCAAATGATGTTTTCTTGATAGATGGTGCAACTGCAGGG GTCCAGATTATGATGCAGTTCCTTATAAGATCGGAAAAGGATGGAATTCTTTGTCCCATCCCTCAGTACCCTATATACTCTGCTTCAATTGCTCTACATGGTGGCTCTCTG GTTCCTTATTACCTAGACGAAGCAAAAGGGTGGGGATTGGAAGTTTCTGAGCTCAAGAAGCAATTGGATTATGCCAAGTCTAAGGGTATTGCTGTCAGGGCATTGGTTGCCATAAACCCAGGCAACCCGACCGGTCAG GTTCTTGCTAAAGATAAACAGTGTGAAATTGTGGAGTTCTGCAAGCAGGAAGGGCTTGTTCTTTTGGCTGATGAG GTTTATCAGGACAATGTGTATGTTCCAGAGAAGAAGTTTCACTCGTTTAAGAAGATCTCAAGGTCCATTGGATATGGAGAAAAGGATATTCCTCTAGTATCTTTTCAGTCTGTATCTAAAG GATATTATGGGGAATGTGGAAAAAGAGGAGGTTACATGGAGGTCACTGGGTTTGGAGCTGATGTAAGGGAACAATTATACAGAGTGTTTTGTGCTAATTGCTGTGCTAATATCCCTGGTCAAATTCTTGCAAGCCTTGTTATGAGTCCACCCAAG GTGGGTGATGAATCCTACGAGTCTTATTGTGCGGAGAGAGATGGAATACTCTCATCCTTGGCAAGGCGTGCAAAG GCATTGGAATATGCATTCAACAGTTTGGAGGGCATAACGTGCAACAAGGCGGAGGGAGCAATGTATCTTTTCCCAAGTATTCAGCTTCCTCAAAAGGCAGTCAAAGCAGCAGAAGCAGCAAACGCAGCCCCAGATGTGTTCTACTGTCGTCGTCTTGTTAGTGCCACTGGAATTGTTGTTTCTTCTGGTTCCGGCTTTGGCCAG GTCCCTGGTACTTGGCATTTTAGGTGCACCATATTACCTCAAGAGGATAAGATTCCAGCGATTATCTCCCGTCTGAAAGAGTTCCATACGAGTTTCATGGACGAGTTTCGTGACTAA
- the LOC120001680 gene encoding protein argonaute 4-like → MDSHSPDGNGAGEGLPPPPPIPPNVVPEQVEQEPLKKKVMRGPMARRGLGTKGQKIVLLTNHFKVNVTNVEGHFFHYSVSVSYEDGRPLEGKGAGRRIIDRVHETYNSELAGKNFAYDGEKSLFTDGPLPRNKLEFTIVLDDSSNRSNGNRSPDGNGSPNEGDRKRLRRSYQSKTFKVEISFAAKIPMQAIANALRGKESENSQEALRVLDIILRQHAAKQGCLLVRQSFFHNDERNFENIGGGVQGCRGFHSSFRTTQGGLSLNIDVTTTMTIKPGPLVDFLLEHQNARDPFSVDWAKAKRTIKNLRIKVNPSNQEYKITGLSEQPCKEQLFSLKQKGKDGNSEVETTEVTVYDYFVNYRKIELRYSGDVPCINVGKPKRPTYIPLELCELLPLQRYTKALTNLQRASLVEKSRQKPQERMTALSNVLKTSKYDTEPMLRSCGISISTNFNQVEGRVLPAPRLRFGNGEEFSPRNGRWNFNNKKLVEPTKIERWAIVNFSARCDIRGLVRDLTKCAEMKGISIEPPFDVFEESPQYRRAPPVVRVEKMFEEMQSKLPGAPQFLLCLLPERKNCPIYGPWKKKNLTEFGVVTQCLAPTRVNDQYLSNVLLKINAKLGGLNSLLTIEHSPNIPRVSKIPTMIFGMDVSHGSPGQSDIPSIAAVVGSRHWPLVSRYRASVRTQSPKVEMIDSLFKQVSDTEDEGIIRELLLDFYTSSGKRKPEQIIIFRDGVSESQFIQVLNIELDQIIEACKFLDEKWCPKFVVIVAQKNHHTKFFQQGAPDNVPPGTIIDSKICHPRNNDFYLCAHAGMIGTTRPTHYQVLFDEVGFSPDELQELVHNLSYVYQRSTTAVSVVAPVCYAHLAATQMGQFVKFEDASETSSSHGGMTSAGAPAIPQMPKLRDNVCSSMFFC, encoded by the exons ATGGATTCCCACTCGCCAGATGGAAATGGGGCAGGGGAAGGTTTGCCACCTCCGCCACCCATTCCACCAAATGTTGTTCCAGAGCAAGTGGAACAGGAACCCTTAAAGAAAAAGGTTATGCGGGGTCCAATGGCTAGGCGTGGCCTTGGAACTAAGGGCCAAAAGATAGTGTTGCTTACTAATCACTTTAAAGTTAATGTTACTAATGTTGAGGGCCACTTCTTCCATTATAGT GTTTCTGTTTCATATGAGGATGGCCGACCACTGGAAGGTAAGGGTGCTGGTCGAAGAATTATTGATAGGGTGCATGAGACGTACAATTCTGAGCTGGCTGGAAAGAACTTTGCATATGACGGGGAGAAGAGTTTGTTTACTGATGGCCCCCTTCCACGCAACAAGCTGGAGTTCACAATTGTTCTGGATGATTCATCTAACAG AAGCAATGGAAATCGTAGCCCTGATGGAAATGGAAGTCCAAATGAGGGTGATAGAAAAAGATTGCGACGCTCATATCAGTCCAAAACATTCAAAGTGGAAATTAGCTTTGCTGCGAAAATTCCTATGCAAGCTATTGCGAATGCATTGCGGGGAAAGGAATCAGAGAACTCCCAAGAAGCTTTGAGAGTGCTTGATATTATTTTGCGGCAGCATGCAGCCAAACA GGGATGTCTTCTTGTTCGCCAATCATTCTTTCATAACGATGAAAGAAATTTTGAGAATATAGGTGGTGGTGTACAAGGTTGTCGAGGATTTCATTCGAGCTTTAGAACCACTCAGGGAGGGTTGTCTTTGAATATTG ATGTAACAACCACTATGACTATAAAGCCTGGACCTCTGGTGGATTTCTTACTTGAGCACCAAAATGCGAGAGATCCCTTCTCTGTTGATTGGGCCAAG GCTAAACGAACGATAAAAAATTTGAGGATCAAGGTTAATCCCTCAAATCAAGAGTACAAGATTACCGGATTGAGTGAACAGCCTTGCAAAGAGCAATT GTTTTCCTTGAAGCAGAAGGGAAAGGATGGGAATAGCGAAGTTGAGACCACAGAAGTGACCGTTTATGACTATTTTGTGAATTATCGCAAAATTGAACTTCGCTACTCTGGAGATGTTCCGTGCATTAACGTGGGAAAGCCAAAGCGTCCGACTTACATTCCTCTTGAG CTTTGCGAATTGTTACCATTACAACGCTACACAAAAGCACTGACCAATCTTCAAAGGGCTTCGCTAGTGGAGAAATCAAGACAGAAGCCTCAAGAAAGGATGACTGCTTTGTCTAAT GTTTTGAAAACGAGCAAGTACGATACTGAACCTATGCTACGTTCGTGTGGCATATCCATCAGTACTAACTTTAACCAAGTGGAAGGACGCGTGCTACCAGCTCCAAGG TTAAGATTTGGCAATGGTGAGGAGTTCTCTCCTCGTAATGGTAGATGGAATTTCAACAATAAG AAACTAGTGGAGCCGACAAAGATCGAACGATGGGCAATTGTCAACTTTTCTGCACGGTGTGATATAAGAGGCCTCGTCCGGGATCTCACCAAATGTGCAGAAATGAAAGGGATT AGCATAGAGCCTCCATTTGATGTCTTTGAAGAGAGCCCACAGTATAGGCGTGCCCCACCAGTTGTTAGAGTGGAGAAAATGTTCGAAGAGATGCAATCTAAGCTTCCTGGGGCTCCACAATTTCTTCTCTGCCTGTTACCTGAGAGAAAGAACTGCCCTATTTATG GTCcgtggaaaaagaaaaaccttaCTGAATTTGGAGTTGTAACTCAGTGCCTTGCTCCTACAAGGGTCAATGATCAGTATCTTTCAAATGTTCTCCTGAAGATCAATGCCAAG CTCGGTGGATTGAATTCTTTGTTGACAATTGAGCATTCTCCCAATATCCCTCGGGTTTCTAAGATACCTACCATGATATTTGGGATGGATGTTTCACATGGCTCCCCAGGGCAATCTGATATTCCATCAATAGCTGCG GTGGTTGGCTCTCGGCACTGGCCTTTGGTTTCTCGCTACAGGGCATCTGTGCGAACTCAGTCACCAAAAGTTGAGATGATAGATTCGCTATTTAAGCAGGTGTCTGATACAGAGGACGAAGGGATTATTAG GGAGCTTCTTTTGGACTTCTACACAAGTTCTGGGAAAAGGAAACCCGAACAAATTATCATATTTAG ggatggagtcagcgagtcgCAATTCATTCAAGTGCTGAACATTGAACTCGATCAGATAATTGAG GCTTGCAAGTTTCTTGATGAGAAGTGGTGCCCTAAGTTTGTGGTGATTGTTGCACAGAAAAATCATCATACAAAGTTTTTCCAACAGGGGGCTCCTGACAATGTTCCTCCTG GGACAATTATAGACAGCAAAATATGTCATCCTCGGAACAATGACTTTTATCTCTGTGCGCATGCTGGAATGATT GGAACTACAAGGCCGACTCATTATCAAGTTTTGTTTGATGAGGTTGGTTTTTCACCTGATGAGTTGCAAGAACTTGTGCATAATCTATCCTATGT GTACCAGAGGAGCACAACAGCGGTTTCTGTAG TTGCACCGGTGTGCTATGCTCACCTGGCAGCTACACAGATGGGTCAatttgtaaagtttgaagatgcATCGGAGACCTCCTCGAGCCACGGTGGGATGACATCTGCTGGGGCTCCTGCAATTCCACAAATGCCTAAATTGCGTGATAATGTGTGCAGCTCCATGTTCTTTTGCTGA